A genomic window from Macaca mulatta isolate MMU2019108-1 chromosome 19, T2T-MMU8v2.0, whole genome shotgun sequence includes:
- the TMEM205 gene encoding transmembrane protein 205, translated as MEEGGNLGGLIKMVHLLVLSGAWGMQMWVTFVSGFLLFRGLPRHTFGLAQSKLFPFYFHISMGCAFINLCILASQHAWAQLTFWEASQLYLLFLSLTLATVNARWLEPRTTAAMWALQTVEKERGLGGEVPGSHQGPDPYRQLREKDPKYSALRQNFFRYHGLSSLCNLGCVVSNGLCLAGLALEIRSL; from the exons ATGGAGGAAGGCGGGAACCTAGGAGGCCTGATTAAGATGGTCCATCTACTGGTCTTGTCAGGTGCCTGGGGCATGCAAATGTGGGTGACCTTCGTCTCAG GCTTCCTGCTTTTCCGAGGCCTTCCCCGACATACCTTCGGACTAGCGCAGAGCAAACTCTTCCCCTTCTACTTCCACATCTCCATGGGCTGTGCCTTCATCAACCTCTGCATCTTGGCTTCACAGCATGCCTGGGCTCAGCTCACATTCTGGGAGGCCAGCCAG CTTTACCTGCTGTTCCTGAGCCTCACGCTGGCCACTGTCAACGCCCGCTGGCTGGAGCCCCGCACCACAGCTGCCATGTGGGCCCTGCAAACCGTGGAGAAGGAGCGAGGCCTGGGTGGGGAGGTACCAGGCAGCCACCAGGGTCCCGATCCCTACCGCCAGCTGCGAGAGAAGGACCCCAAATACAGTGCTCTCCGCCAGAATTTCTTCCGCTACCATGGGCTGTCCTCTCTTTGCAATCTGGGCTGCGTCGTGAGCAATGGGCTCTGTCTCGCCGGCCTTGCCCTGGAAATAAGGAGCCTCTAG